A single window of Aphidius gifuensis isolate YNYX2018 linkage group LG1, ASM1490517v1, whole genome shotgun sequence DNA harbors:
- the LOC122847404 gene encoding arginine-glutamic acid dipeptide repeats protein isoform X2: MSAGTQGEIRVGPSHQARLPDYRPSVPSTELLPDPEFSKEREELRWIPAMSLDGPLLMYLRAARSMAAFAGMCDGASPDDGCAAASRDDTTINALDILHDSGYDSGRALQALVKCPVPKGIDKKWPEEDTKRFIKGLRSFGKNFWRIKKELLPHKDTPELVEFYYLWKKTPAANISRPPRRRRPGSLRRIRNTRNSRSGTPKEEPSTPKETTSTNNTPVKETSTSEPETPTVVVGSGGGADNSTSGGTTGNGTSGNTGSVSNNTNTTNNNNNNNNSNNNNNNSNNSNNSNSNSNNNNNNSSTSNPGSGGGGGGGGEASSVTEDDNSEEDSDSRDTNTNNSAFERSCQHCFSTSSKDYQVAGKDRLLLCSECRTHLKKTGELPPAAPYLFRPVPAESPESPGRMRTRNKAKETPRPSRPRRTGGTDTPDQDKQQQMQQNQQTPDKKKKGNNAKVETPKKGQKRPQADDNEEDKDTQKRKRPDSPAESLTTDSNSLMDEPERDTEIDTNTNSTIQQVPPIVDENAALSPPTPIQSIPTMTTTTTSSLITSLPASSSTTTAATAAVTTVTTSATTISSTEMTTIMTTSSALATTTTAATASTTNTLTVTETSVSAITTPPIMTTTTATTTSSSLLSSSSSLLTTSSILPLSTAPITTTASIPTTVTTTTSIMAASIKEEIPELPPASTPNHNHLLPSSLTTTSVASLNAPITVPTTVQQSISVAVPISSTPSMPLISDILIMPAIPGIPMLSDLHSIDNKKSTIIDENIEIKSEIEDTNLQSNVNNIKPIQLKTEPLSGPHDTEMSPINNNNEDTKESITDVSQHLQNLNSSSQSMLINDLSQNTSRILSQPMTNPILMIPQSIPHLQIGSQLPAHITSSHSQGLLNLQSSYGSNIPPTQTVPQNLSQSIQMPQNISQTPPSNLPPPRDILPPPNLTNHHLHHHHHHHHQNQIDHISQSIPQNMAIPPPLNLNIPQNLSQIPQMPQIPSSSPQPLGLNIVPQQQQQQQQQQQQDNNSNNSIRMPERIPTDDRLRQHNQEQQMQQQQQQQQQQQRISDNRMMEPQERLEMIPTESPNHFQPIQPPPPLPPPPLQLPTSMLQSGINEKPQAIYNLSATPPMEPQNLKIKQEIILPEPDPLQSLKEVKVPGFQGGFPGPSLDNIKKDPDAGKPPTPSKHSHSHLHSHSHTSQQSTGLSSAPQQPPTSSSSSSSSSSSQLLSAPLQPLNQPSQNQPPSIQSVAASPTSLPPPPTSIPQPVMHPSQQPSPHMATHPFHPHHSLMHHPLFAAMHSYHPHPYSGYPAVPGYPGFPPYPYGPVPHAIPPPSPQRSEATTMMTAHHSSTSSSSVTTREEGDNHIATHHHSSSMHQATTLQHHDKHMSISSHSSHSHSSSHSSSHNSQRKQPSMVSACLTSSASVHHHHRPPQQSHHQQQPPSSSSSSSQPQMNNQITQQSQSQQQQQQQQQQQQQQQQQHQQQQQQQQQQQQQHQQQQAQQQQQQQQQQVQQQQQQQQQQQQIHHHPHHHHHHQQPQHQQLPPHPQQQQHQPPPLPIEPKIEQEMIEPEPEEPPSPRGPSPEPRIEDSECHRSQSAIFLRHWNRGENNSCTRTDLMFKPVPDSKLARKREERTRKQAERDREERDRAVQQQARKMTTPEKQPEVCKPPSRGPMEPVVSPYDRYAARPAYADTPALRQLSEYARPHAAFSPARHPAPPDPMLPMHYMYGPGARERLEMEREHMEREKREREIRELRERELNDRLKEELLKGTPRPMPGPVDPHWLEVHRRYAAGLAPGPSGPPQGLHQFGLYGAGPGPSPLDRERLERLGIPTGAGGVPSLAGGGAGSGHPVPGHHHSHGQLDERLALAADPMVRLQMAGISPEYHAHTHAHTHAHTHLHLHPGQQQAQQQAQQQQQQEAAAAAAGFPLPAVAGGNYPRPGMMSRDPGMGLHPAELLGRPYADMAAHHEQLQRHLMMERERYPQHASLVAHHEEYLRFVTQQQQQQHNNEKNMFLQQRERELKVRVLEEAARGPRQ, translated from the exons ATGTCCGCCGGCACCCAGGGCGAGATTCGGGTCGGTCCATCGCACCAG GCTCGCTTGCCTGACTATCGGCCGAGTGTTCCATCAACTGAGCTGCTACCAGATCCAGAGTTTTCAAAAGAACGTGAGGAATTAAGATGGATACCGGCAATGTCATTGGATGGACCACTTCTCATGTATCTGAGGGCGGCCCGATCAATGGCTGCATTTGCTGGTATGTGTGACGGTGCATCACCAGATGATGGTTGTGCAGCAGCATCAAGAGACGATACAACAATCAACGCACTTGATATACTTCACGATTCTGGATATGATTCTGGTAGGGCATTACAAGCCCTTGTTAAATGTCCAGTACCAAAAGGAATCGATAAAAAATGGCCAGAAGAAGACact aAACGCTTTATCAAGGGTTTACGTTCatttggtaaaaatttttggcgtattaaaaaagaattattaccTCATAAAGATACACCTGaacttgttgaattttattatttgtggaaaaaaaCACCTGCAGCAAATATTAGTCGACCACCAAGACGTCGACGACCAGGTTCATTACGACGTATACGTAATACAAGAAATTCAAGATCAGGTACACCAAAAGAAGAGCCATCAACACCAAAAgaaacaacatcaacaaataatacaccAGTCAAAGAAACATCAACATCAGAGCCTGAAACACCAACTGTTGTTGTTGGcagtggtggtggtgctgACAATAGTACTAGTGGTGGTACAACTGGTAACGGTACCAGTGGAAATACTGGATCAGtatcaaataatacaaatacaacaaataataataataataacaacaacagcaacaataacaataataatagtaacaatagtaataatagtaatagtaatagtaataataacaataataatagtagtacAAGCAATCCAGGCagtggtggaggtggtggagGAGGTGGTGAAGCAAGTTCAGTAACAGAAGACGATAATTCAGAAGAAGATAGTGATTCAAGagatacaaatacaaataattcagCATTTGAAAGATCTTGTCAGCATTGTTTTTCAACTTCATCAAAAGATTATCAAGTTGCTGGTAAAGATAGATTATTATTGTGTTCAGAATGTCGtactcatttaaaaaaaactggaGAATTACCACCAGCAGCACCATATCTATTTCGACCAGTGCCTGCAGAATCGCCGGAGAGTCCCGGTAGAATGCGAACACGTAATAAAGCTAAAGAAACACCAAGACCATCAAGACCACGTAGAACAGGTGGTACTGATACACCAGATCaagataaacaacaacaaatgcaacaaaatcaacaaactcctgacaaaaagaaaaaaggtaATAACGCCAAAGTGGAGACTCCAAAAAAGGGCCAAAAGAGGCCCCAAGCCGATGACAATGAGGAGGATAAGGATACACAAAAACGTAAACGTCCTGATAGTCCAGCTGAGTCATTAACAACTGACTCAAATTCACTTATGGATGAACCAGAACGTGATACTGAAATtgatacaaatacaaatagtACAATACAACAAGTACCaccaattgttgatgaaaatgcTGCCTTATCACCACCAACTCCTATTCAATCAATACCAACAATGACAAcgacaacaacatcatcattaataactTCGTTACctgcatcatcatcaacaacaactgcTGCTACTGCTGCTGTTACTACTGTAACCACATCAGCAACTACAATTTCATCCACAGAAATGACAACAATAATGACAACGTCATCAGCATtggcaacaacaacaacagcagcaacagcatcaacaacaaatacacTGACAGTGACAGAGACATCAGTATCAGCGATAACAACACCACCAATaatgacaacaacaacagcaacaacaacatcatcgtCGTTGTTGTCGTCGTCGTCATCTTTATTAACTACATCGTCAATATTGCCATTGTCAACAGCACCAATAACTACTACGGCATCAATACCAACTAcagtaacaacaacaacaagcatAATGGCAGCATctataaaagaagaaattcCTGAATTACCACCGGCTTCAACACCCAATCATAATCATCTTCTTCCATCTTCATTGACAACAACATCGGTTGCAAGTTTAAATGCACCAATAACTGTACCAACAACTGTTCAACAATCAATATCAGTTGCTGTACCAATATCATCAACACCAAGTATGCCACTTATATCAGATATACTTATAATGCCAGCTATACCTGGAATACCAATGTTATCTGATCttcattcaattgataataaaaaatcaacaataattgatgaaaatatagaaataaaaagtgaaattgaagatacaaatttacaaagtaatgtaaataatattaaaccaatacaattaaaaacagAACCATTAAGTGGTCCACATGATACAGAAATGtcaccaattaataataataatgaagatacAAAAGAATCAATAACAGATGTATCACAACATTTACAGAATCTCAATTCATCATCTCAATCAATGCTTATTAATGATTTGAGTCAAAATACATCACGTATACTATCACAACCAATGACTAATCCAATTTTAATGATACCACAAAGTATACCACATTTACAAATTGGATCACAACTACCAGCTCATATAACATCATCACACAGTCaaggtttattaaatttacaatcatCTTATGGTTCAAATATACCTCCAACACAAACTGTACCACAAAATTTATCTCAAAGTATTCAAATGCCACAAAATATCAGTCAGACACCACCAAGTAATTTACCACCACCAAGAGATATATTACCACCTCCAAATTTAACTAATCATCAtttacatcatcatcaccatcatcatcatcaaaatcaaattGATCATATTTCACAATCAATTCCTCAAAATATGGCAATTCCACctccattaaatttaaatattcctcaaaatttatcacaaatacCACAAATGCCACAAATACCATCCTCATCACCACAGCCATTAGGATTAAATATTGtgccacaacaacaacaacaacaacagcaacaacaacaacaagataataatagcaataatagtATAAGAATGCCTGAGAGGATTCCAACAGATGATCGTTTAAGACAACATAATCAAGAGCAACaaatgcaacaacaacaacaacaacagcaacagcaacaacgaATATCAGACAATAGAATGATGGAACCACAAGAAAGATTAGAAATGATACCAACAGAATCACCAAATCATTTTCAACCAAttcaaccaccaccaccattgcCTCCACCACCTTTGCAATTACCAACGTCAATGTTGCAAAGTGGAATTAATGAAAAACCTCAAGCAATATATAATCTTTCAGCAACACCACCAATGGAaccacaaaatttaaaaataaaacaagaaatcATATTACCAGAACCTGATCCACTGCAAAGTTTAAAAGAAGTTAAAGTACCTGGATTTCAAGGTGGCTTTCCTGGACCAAGTTtggataatattaaaaaagatccAGATGCAGGAAAACCACCAACGCCATCAAAACATTCTCATTCACATTTACACTCACATTCACATACGAGTCAACAATCAACAGGATTATCATCAGCTCCACAACAGCCACCGACATCCTCTTCTTCGTCTTCGTCATCGTCTTCTTCTCAATTACTCAGTGCGCCATTACAACCACTGAATCAGCCATCACAAAATCAACCACCATCGATACAATCAGTTGCAGCATCACCAACATCATTGCCACCACCTCCAACGTCAATTCCTCAGCCAGTGATGCATCCAAGTCAACAACCAAGTCCACATATGGCAACACATCCTTTTCATCCTCATCATTCATTGATGCATCATCCACTTTTTGCTGCAATGCATTCGTATCATCCTCATCCTTATTCTGGTTATCCAGCAGTTCCTGGATATCCAGGTTTTCCACCATATCCTTATGGTCCAGTGCCTCATGCCATACCACCACCAAGTCCACAAAGATCTGAAGCAACAACAATGATGACTGCTCATCATTCAAGTACAAGTTCATCAAGTGTTACAACACGTGAAGAGGGTGATAATCATATTGCAACACATCATCATTCGTCGTCAATGCATCAAGCAACGACACTTCAGCATCATGATAAACATATGAGTATATCATCACACTCGTCACACAGTCATTCCTCATCACATTCATCATCACACAATAGTCAACGAAAACAACCATCAATGGTATCTGCTTGTTTAACATCGTCGGCTAgtgttcatcatcatcatcgaccACCTCAACAATCTCATCATCAGCAACAACCgccatcatcttcttcttcgtcATCACAGCCACAAATGAATAATCAAATAACTCAACAATCacaatcacaacaacaacagcagcagcaacaacaacaacagcaacaacagcaacagcagcatcaacaacaacaacaacaacaacagcagcagcaacagcaacatcagCAGCAACAagctcaacaacaacaacagcaacaacaacaacaagtacaacaacagcagcagcaacaacaacagcaacaacaaattcatcatcatccacatcatcaccatcatcatcaacaaccaCAGCATCAACAGTTGCCGCCACatccacaacaacaacaacatcaaccaCCACCTCTTCCAATTGAGCCAAAAATTGAGCAAGAAATGATTGAACCTGAACCTGAAGAACCACCAAGTCCACGTGGACCTTCACCTGAACCACGTATTGAAGATTCTGAATGTCATAGATCACAATCAGCAATATTCCTTCGTCATTGGAATAGaggtgaaaataattcatgtaCAAGAACAGATTTAATGTTTAAACCTGTACCAGATTCAAAATTAGCAAGAAAACGTGAAGAAAGAACACGAAAACAAGCTGAAAGAGATAGAGAAGAAAGAGATCGTGCTGTACAACAACAAGCAAGAAAAATGACAACACCTGAAAAACAACCAGAAGTATGTAAACCACCAAGTCGTGGTCCAATGGAACCAGTTGTATCACCATATGATAGATATGCAGCAAGACCAGCATATGCTGATACACCAGCACTCCGACAATTATCTGAATATGCAAGACCACATGCTGCATTTTCACCAGCTCGACATCCAGCACCACCTGATCCAATGTTACCAATGCATTATATGTATGGACCTGGTGCTAGAGAAAGACTTGAAATGGAAAGAGAACATATGGAAAGAGAAAAACGAGAACGTGAAATAAGAGAATTACGTGAGAGAGAATTAAATGATAGGCTGAAAGAAGAATTACTTAAGGGTACACCAAGACCAATGCCTGGTCCAGTTGATCCACATTGGCTTGAAGTACATAGACGTTATGCTGCTGGTTTGGCACCTGGACCATCGGGACCACCACAAGGGCTTCATCAATTTGGTCTTTATGGAGCGGGACCAGGACCAAGTCCACTTGATCGTGAACGTCTAGAAAGATtag GAATACCTACTGGAGCCGGCGGGGTGCCATCGTTGGCAGGGGGTGGGGCCGGGTCCGGCCATCCTGTCCCGGGACATCATCATAGTCATGGTCAGCTTGACGAGCGACTGGCTCTAGCTGCCGACCCAATGGTCCGGCTTCAGATGGCTGGCATATCGCCCGAGTATCATGCTCACACTCACGCGCATACGCACGCGCATACCCACTTGCACCTACATCCGGGACAACAACAGGCCCAACAACAGGcacagcaacagcagcagcaggaGGCAGCTGCCGCTGCCGCTGGATTCCCCCTGCCTG CTGTTGCTGGTGGTAATTATCCAAGACCAGGAATGATGTCAAGGGATCCTGGTATGGGATTACATCCAGCTGAATTACTTGGAAGGCCTTATGCGGATATGGCAGCTCATCATGAACAGCTGCAACGTCATTTAATGATGGAACGAGAAAGATATCCTCAGCATGCATCTCTAGTTGCTCATCATGAAGAGTACCTTAGGTTTGTGAcccaacaacaacagcaacaacataACAATGAGAAGAATATGTTTTT gcAACAACGAGAGCGTGAGTTGAAGGTTCGTGTACTTGAAGAGGCAGCACGTGGACCACGTCAATAA